One genomic segment of Halomarina pelagica includes these proteins:
- a CDS encoding GNAT family N-acetyltransferase, producing the protein MRIIEATEADALYIEALLEANGYPTTGIREYRPVFCIGVDEGDYVGVGGYERYGRDALFRPIVVEEAVRGKGYRRGICTELFRRVERAGATAVYLRTRDPEYFSRIGFDDCDPATVPRAIRETSTFSDDSMASVRCMRRTLPADPRPAE; encoded by the coding sequence ATGCGCATCATCGAGGCGACCGAGGCCGACGCGCTGTACATCGAGGCGCTCCTCGAAGCGAACGGGTATCCGACGACCGGGATCCGGGAGTATCGCCCGGTCTTCTGCATCGGCGTCGACGAGGGCGACTACGTCGGCGTCGGCGGATACGAGCGGTACGGGCGGGACGCGCTCTTCCGTCCGATCGTCGTCGAGGAGGCGGTCCGGGGCAAGGGGTATCGCCGGGGGATCTGCACGGAGCTGTTCAGGCGGGTCGAGCGGGCGGGCGCGACCGCGGTGTACCTCCGAACGCGCGACCCCGAGTACTTCTCGCGGATCGGCTTCGACGACTGCGACCCGGCGACGGTCCCCCGCGCGATCCGGGAGACGTCGACGTTCTCCGACGACTCGATGGCGTCGGTTCGGTGCATGCGGCGGACGCTCCCCGCCGATCCCCGTCCGGCGGAATAG